In Deinococcus carri, the genomic stretch CGGCCTCCGGGGTGGGGGAGGGCGGCTCGTGCGTGAGGAGGCCGGGGGCGCTTTCCGCCGACTCGCCCAGCCGCAGCCCAATCCCGGCCAGCAGGCAGGCCAGGGCCGCCGCGTGGGGCGTCTGGCTGAAGGAGGTCAGCAGCACCGCTGCGTCGAAGTTGCGCTCGCGCAGCAGCCGGGTGAGTTCCGCCTCCTGCGCCGGGTCGGCGTGACCGCCGCCCAGTTGCTGCCACATCGCCCGCCAGACGATGACGTCGTCCACCCAGGGGAGCAGCGGCACGGCGGCCGACCCTCCCGGACTCACCATCAGCGTGAGGCGCACGCCGGGCAGGGCTTCCTTGAGGGAACGCAGCACGGGGGAGGTCATCACCACGTCCCCGATGTTGTCGAGGCGCATGACCAGAACGTTTTTGACGTTGGCCCAGTTCGGATGCAGAGGCGTGGTCATAGGTCCAGCACCTTCGGCGCGTCCACCTCACGGTTCGGCAGGGTGGTGGGCAGTTCCTGGTGGTACACGCCCGACGGCATCACGCCGCAGCCGCCGAAGCGGGCCATCACCCGCTGCTGGGCCAGCACGTCCTCGCCCGCGTGGTGCTCGGGCAGCTCGCGCCAGAAGCCGAAGCCGCCCACGGCCTCCAGGCACGCGCGGTCGTACAGGACGCAGCCGCCCACCCACGCCACCTTGTAGAGGCGGCTCTGTTCGGGGGCAGGCGCGTGCTGCTGCTGCACGTGCAGCAGGTTCGCTGCGTTGTGCAGCATGTAGCGTTCCCAGGCCGCTGTGCCGGGCCTCACCGTCTCCGGCGTGACCGGCCCCTCCCAGAACTCCACCGCCTGCTGATGCGGGCGCACGTCGGCGCGGTAGCTCAGGCCGATGACGGCGCTACCGACGAAGCCGCAGCCCTCGCGCTGGAGGGCCTCCAGCATCTGCGCCACCACCCACGGTTCCAGAATCAGGTCGTCGTCCAGAAACAGCACGGAGGGCGCGCGCGCCTGCTCCAGCAGAAACTGGCGCTGTTCGGCCATGCCGCGCCGGGGCAGGTGGCGGTACACCTCCACCGCGCAGCCGTGCAGTTCCAGCACGCGCAGGGCGGTGGCGACCTCGGGCCGCTCCTGCGCCGCCTGTTCCCCCTGGTCGGAAATCACCACCCGGAAGGGCTGGGCCGTCTGCGCCGACAGGCTGGTGAGGGTCGCGGCCAACGCCCCCGGCCGGTCACAGGTGGGAATCAGGATGTCGAGGGGGGTCACCTTGCCACCTCAACCGGGGCCGGTGTCAGCAGGTCCAGCGCCGCCGCGACCACCTCTCCTGGCGGCACGCCGCGCAGGCAGAGATGATGCCCGGTGCGGCAGACGGAGCTGTAGCACCAGCGGCACTCCACGTCATGCGAGAGGACCCGCGAAGGCACCTGCCAGGGCGTGTGCTGCGGGTTGGTGAGGGCGTACAGGTCCACGACGGGCGTGCCCAGCGCCGCGGCCATGTGTGCCGGGCCGGTGTTGTTGGAAATCAGCAGGGGAGCGCGGGCGATGAGCGCCGCCAGTTCCTCCAGCCCCAGTTCCCCGGCCAGCGATTGGCCGACACCGCCTGCCATCCGCTGAATGCCCGCGATGAGTTCCCGCTCGCCGTTATCACCGGTAAAGAGGAGCGTCAGTCCCCGCTCCGCCAGTTGCCGCGCCACCTCCGCGAAGTATTCGGGAGGGTAGCGGCGTGAGGCGGCAGTTGCGCCAGGGTGGATGACCGCCCAGGGCCGCGCCATGTCCAGCCCAGTCAGCCGTTCCGTCACCCGCGCCGCTGCCTCTGTCGAGAAGCCCAGCGAGAGCCGCTCGTCCGGCGTCACCGCCCCCACCGCGCCCACCAGATCGAGCTGCCGCTGGACCTCGTGGCGGATGCCCCCCTCCGGCTCCGTCTCGCGCACCCAGTCGGTGAGCAGTTGATAGGGATTCTCACGGCAGTGGGCCAGCCGCAGCGGGATGTCGGCCAGGTAGCACAGCAGCGCGGAGGGCAGCGGGTTCTGACTGTAGACGGTGAAGATGACGGCGGCGTCGAAGCCCCGCTCGCGCAGGAAGGCGACCATCTCCAGGTCGGGGGCGCTGCTCGCCCGCGGTGGCGTGGCCTTGAGCCAGGGGGCCTCGTACACCAGCACCTCGTCGAGTTCCGGCACGAGGCGGGCGACCGCGGCACCGGGCGGCGAGGTGAGCAGCGTCACGCGGCGCTGCACCTGTCCGTTCTGGGGCTGGCTCACCTTCAGCGCCCGCAGCGCCGGGGTGGTCATCAGCACGTCGCCCAGCGTGTCGAGGCGCACGGCGAGGATGTTGCGGGCCTGGGTCCAGTCGGCCATCAGTCCCCCGTCGCGTAGGCCCGCCGCACCCGCTCGATGATGCCCGTCGTGGAACGGTCGTCGAGGTAGGGAAGCAGCCGCACCTCGCCGCCCAGCGATTCCACCAGCGGCGCTTCGGGCAGCGTCTCGCGGGTGTAGTCGCCGCCCTTGACGTACACGTCGGGGCGCAGCGCCTCGATCAGCGCGGCGGGCGTGTCCTCGGTGAAGGGCACAATCAGGTCCACGCAGCTCAGCGCCGCCAGCACCTGCGCGCGGTCTTCCGTGGGGTTGATGGGCCGCGAGGCTCCCTTGAGGCGGCGCACGCTGGCGTCGTCGTTCAGGCCGACCACCAACACGTCGCCCAGCGCCTTGGCCTGGTTGAGGTAGGTGATGTGCCCGCGGTGCAGCAGGTCGAAGCAGCCGTTGGTAAAGACCACCCGGCGTCCCTGGTCGCGCAGCGCGGCAATGCGCGTCAGCACCGCCTCCCGGTCCAGCACCTTGTTCTCGGCGGTCAGGAAGTCACGCAGCTCGGCGTGGGTGCAGACCGTGGTGCCGTCGCGCTGCACCACCACCGTCGCGGCGGCGGAGGCGAGGTCGGCGGCAGCGGGCGTGTCGGCCCCGGTAGCCAGGGCCAGGGCCAGCGTCGCCACGAAGGTATCCCCGGCCCCGGTCGCGTTCGCGTTGGAGTGCGGCCGCGTGAAGGTGCGGTAGGCGGGTTGCCCCTGCTCGAACACCAGCGCGCCCTCCACGTCCAGCGTCACGGCCACGATGCGCGCGCCGGTCTGCTCCAGCACGGCCTCCTCCCAGCCGGCGACCTGCGCGAGCCGTTCCTCGGGGCCAGGCTGCGCCGTCTCCTTCAGCAGCGCCAGCGCCTCGCCGTAGTTGGGCTTGGCGGCGGTCACGCCCACCTCGCGGTAACGGCCGAGCTGCTTGGCATCGGCCATCAGCACGCGGGGCGAGCGGGCCTGTTCCTCGGCCAGCGCCGCGATGACGCGGGGGGTCAGGACACCGTACCCGTAGTCGGAAACGATGACCGCGTCGGCCCGGCGGAAGGCGGCGCGCAGGTGCGTGATGAGGGCTTCCTCATCCTCGCCGGCCACGCCCTGCTCGGTGCCCCGGTCCAGCCGCAGCAGAATCTGCGAGGCGGCCATTACCCGCTGCTTGACCAACGTCTCGCGCCCCTGCGAACGGACCACGCCCGCCGTGTCCACACCCGCCTCCTCCAGCCGACTCAGGAGGATGTCGCCCTCGGCGTCGGCCCCCAGCACCGACAGGAACTCCACGCTGGCCCCCAGCGCGCGGGCGTTCACGGCGGCGTTGGCGGCCCCGCCGGGCACGTCGTGCCGCCCGTGCAGCGCCACGATGGGCACCGGGGCCTCGCGGCAGAGGCGGTCGGCGGTGCCGTACAGGTAGCTGTCCAGCATCGCCTCACCGACCACGACCACCCGCAGGTGGCGGAACTCGTCAAGGTGTTCTAAGAGCATCGGTCCTCCCCTCCTCCTGTGCCTGGAGAATCACGGCGGCCACCTCGGGCCAGCCCCGCGCCGTCACGTCCGGCGTGCGGTACGGCCCAGGCACCCACTCCGTCTCGCCCCCGGTGTCCAGCAGCACCGTGCGGCACCCGGCCCGCCCCCCGGCCTCCACGTCGTTCAGAATGTCCCCGACCATCCACGAGGCGCTCAGGTCCAGCCCCAGCTCGCGGGCGGCGCGGCGCAGCAAGCCCGGCTGCGGCTTGCGGCACTCGCATTCCTGCGCGTAGGGAGCCACGGTGCCCTCCGGGTGGTGCGGGCAGGCGAGGAAGCCCGCCAGCGGCACTCCCTCGGCCGCCAGCAGTTCACGCAGCCGCGCCTCCACGCCCTCCAGCGCGGCTTCCGGGAACAGGCCCCGCGCCACGCCGGACTGGTTGGTGATGACGACCAGCGTGTAGCCCGCCGCGTGCAGCGCCCGGAGCGCCTCCCCCACGCCGGGCAGCAGCCGGATGAGGGCGGGGTCCACGTTGTAGGGCACGTCCTCGATTAAAGTGCCGTCCTTGTCGAGCAGCACCGCTTTCCGGGCGGCCCCGGCGGGGAGGCCGCTCACGGCCAGGAGGTTTCGCGCATGGGGATGACGGTCATCTCGGGGACCACCGTGCCTTCCGGCTGGAGCAGCACGTAGCGCACGGCCTCGGCCACGTTGCGCGGGTCCTGCAGGTTCTCCAGGGGGGTGTCGGGGAAGCGTTCCAGGATGAAGGGCGTCTGCATCCCGCCGACCACCAGCGCGGTCACGCGCACGCCCTGGGGCCGCGCCTCCACGTGCAGCGCGTGGCTCAGGCCCAGCAGGCCCCACTTGCTCGCGTGGTAGGCGGTCGCGTTGGCCCAGGCGCGCTTGGCGGCGGTGGAGGTGATGTTGACGATGGCCCCGCGCCCGCGCTTTGCCATATGGGGCAGCGCCGCGCGCGACAGCAGGAACGGTCCGCGCAGGTTCACGTCCAGCACGCGGTCGATGTCCGCCACGCTGAGTTCCTCGATGGCAACCGTGACGTCGGTGCCCGCGTTGTTGATCAGGATGTCGAGGTGGCCGTACTCCTCTTCCAGTTGCGCCACGACCTGCTCCAGCGCGTTCTCATCGCGCACGTCGAGGCTGATGGCGCGGACCTGGTGGCCGGCCTCGGTCAGCTCGGCGGCGAGGCGCTCGGCCTGCGGGAGCTGGATGTCGGCGGCAATCACCTGCGCGCCGGACTCAGCCAGCACGCGGCAGATGGCTGCGCCGAGTCCGCTGCCGCCGCCGGTGACGAGGGCCACCTGCCCGGCGAGGGACTGGCTGAAGTCGGGCTGGGCCTGGGTCTGCGTGTTCTGGTTCTGGGGCTGTTGCGTGGTCTGGGTCATACGTTCACTCCTTTGCGGTTCCCGTTGGTCTGCGGGGCAGAGATGAGGGGGGCGGCACCGGGCGGGTTCAGGCGCACGGGGGGCGGGAGGTGGGTGGGCAGGCCCTCGCTGATCTGTTCCTCCACGAGTTCGCAGATCAGGTGCAGGGCGAGGATGTGGACCTCCTGAATGCGGGGCGTGTCGCTGCTCGGCACCAGCAGGGGCAGGTCGGCCAGCGCCAGCGCGTCCCCGCCCCGGCCCCCCAGCAGCGCGAGGGTGGTCAGCCCGCGCCGCCGGGCCGCCTGGAGTGCGGCGACCACGTTGGGGGAGCGCCCGCTGGTGCTGATGGCGAGCAGCAGGTCCCCTTCCGTTCCGAAGGCCTCGACCTGCCGCGCGAACACGTCGCCAAAGCCCACGTCGTTCGACCAGGCGGTGAGCATCGCGGTGTCGGCGGTCAGCGCCAGCACCGGCAGGCCCCGCCGCCCGTCGAGGCGGAAGCGGCCCACCAGTTCCGCTGCGAAGTGCTGCGCGTCGGCGGCGCTCCCGCCGTTCCCGCACACCAGCACCTTGCCGCCCCGCTCGAAACAGGCGGTGATGGCTGCCGCCGCCGCCTCGATCTGCGGTCCCAGTGCGGCGCGCGAGTGCGCCAGCGTGGTGATCAGGTTCTGGAAGGCCCGGTCCACGGCGCTGTCTATGGTGCTGCCGACGGCGTCCCCGGCGGGCGGCAGGGCGGGCTGTGCCGCCGTCTCCTCCCCGACCTCGCGGTACACCTGCGCGAGTTGCCGCGCCACGCCCTCCCAGGTGAAATGCGTCCGCACCCGCGCCAGGGCCGCCGCGCCCATGCGTTCGCGCAATGCGGCGTCGGCCAGCAGGTCGGCCAGCCGCTCACCCAGCGCGTCGGGGTCGCGCGGCGGCACCAGGAAGCCGGTTTCGCCGTCAGCCACCGTGTGTTGGATGCCGCCCACCCGCGCCCCCAGCACCGGCGTACCGCAGGCCATCGCCTCCAGCGGCGTGATGCCGAAGGGTTCGTACCACGGGGTGCTGATGAATACGTCCGCGGCGCTGTAGTAGTCGCGCAGCACCGAGCGGTCGCGGCTGCCGGTAAAGGTCACGCGGTCTTCTACGCCCTCCTCTTGCGCGATGGCTCGCAGGCGGCCGAGTTCAGGCGTGAGGGCGGGGTCGGGGTCGGGGCTGTTGCCGCCCACCACCAGCAGGCGGGCGGGTTGCCCCAGGCTGCGGACGGCCCGCGCGAAGCCGCGAATGGCGTCGTCCACGCCTTTGCGCGGCACCATGCGGCCCAGTTGCAGCACCGTGAGTTCGGCGGGGTCCAGGCCCAGCCGCTCCCGCGCTTCCCGGCGGCCCTGCGGGCTGAACTCGGCGGGGTCGAAGCCGCACGGCACGGTCACGATGCGGGCGGGGTCGGCCCCGTACAGCTCTCGCAGGTCGGCCTCGTCCTGCGGGCACTCGGCAATGATGCGGTCGGCCTCGCGCACCAGCCGCTCCTCGATGGCGAAGCGGTCGTCGGGGAAGCCGTCGGCCTCGCCCTGGTGCAGCCGCCGCACCTTGCCCAGCGCGTGGAAGGTGATCACGAAGGGCACGCCCAGCAGCCGCTTGAGGTCGGCAGCCACCAGCCCCGACATCCAGAAGTTGGCGTGCAGCAGGTCGTAGCGCCCCTCCCGCGCCATGAAGGCGGCCATATACCGGGTGAACTCGGGCATCAGCGGCAGCAGGTCTTCCTTGGGAATCACCGCCGCCGGACCCGCCGGAACATGCACCACCCGCACGCCCGGCACCCACTCCAGCACCTCGGGAAGGTGTGGGGCGTCGCGGCGGGTGAACACGTCCACCGCGTGGCCCAGGTTCGCCAGGTGCCGCG encodes the following:
- a CDS encoding glycosyltransferase family A protein, whose amino-acid sequence is MTPLDILIPTCDRPGALAATLTSLSAQTAQPFRVVISDQGEQAAQERPEVATALRVLELHGCAVEVYRHLPRRGMAEQRQFLLEQARAPSVLFLDDDLILEPWVVAQMLEALQREGCGFVGSAVIGLSYRADVRPHQQAVEFWEGPVTPETVRPGTAAWERYMLHNAANLLHVQQQHAPAPEQSRLYKVAWVGGCVLYDRACLEAVGGFGFWRELPEHHAGEDVLAQQRVMARFGGCGVMPSGVYHQELPTTLPNREVDAPKVLDL
- the waaF gene encoding lipopolysaccharide heptosyltransferase II codes for the protein MADWTQARNILAVRLDTLGDVLMTTPALRALKVSQPQNGQVQRRVTLLTSPPGAAVARLVPELDEVLVYEAPWLKATPPRASSAPDLEMVAFLRERGFDAAVIFTVYSQNPLPSALLCYLADIPLRLAHCRENPYQLLTDWVRETEPEGGIRHEVQRQLDLVGAVGAVTPDERLSLGFSTEAAARVTERLTGLDMARPWAVIHPGATAASRRYPPEYFAEVARQLAERGLTLLFTGDNGERELIAGIQRMAGGVGQSLAGELGLEELAALIARAPLLISNNTGPAHMAAALGTPVVDLYALTNPQHTPWQVPSRVLSHDVECRWCYSSVCRTGHHLCLRGVPPGEVVAAALDLLTPAPVEVAR
- the rfaE2 gene encoding D-glycero-beta-D-manno-heptose 1-phosphate adenylyltransferase; protein product: MLLEHLDEFRHLRVVVVGEAMLDSYLYGTADRLCREAPVPIVALHGRHDVPGGAANAAVNARALGASVEFLSVLGADAEGDILLSRLEEAGVDTAGVVRSQGRETLVKQRVMAASQILLRLDRGTEQGVAGEDEEALITHLRAAFRRADAVIVSDYGYGVLTPRVIAALAEEQARSPRVLMADAKQLGRYREVGVTAAKPNYGEALALLKETAQPGPEERLAQVAGWEEAVLEQTGARIVAVTLDVEGALVFEQGQPAYRTFTRPHSNANATGAGDTFVATLALALATGADTPAAADLASAAATVVVQRDGTTVCTHAELRDFLTAENKVLDREAVLTRIAALRDQGRRVVFTNGCFDLLHRGHITYLNQAKALGDVLVVGLNDDASVRRLKGASRPINPTEDRAQVLAALSCVDLIVPFTEDTPAALIEALRPDVYVKGGDYTRETLPEAPLVESLGGEVRLLPYLDDRSTTGIIERVRRAYATGD
- a CDS encoding HAD family hydrolase; this encodes MSGLPAGAARKAVLLDKDGTLIEDVPYNVDPALIRLLPGVGEALRALHAAGYTLVVITNQSGVARGLFPEAALEGVEARLRELLAAEGVPLAGFLACPHHPEGTVAPYAQECECRKPQPGLLRRAARELGLDLSASWMVGDILNDVEAGGRAGCRTVLLDTGGETEWVPGPYRTPDVTARGWPEVAAVILQAQEEGRTDALRTP
- a CDS encoding SDR family oxidoreductase, which translates into the protein MTQTTQQPQNQNTQTQAQPDFSQSLAGQVALVTGGGSGLGAAICRVLAESGAQVIAADIQLPQAERLAAELTEAGHQVRAISLDVRDENALEQVVAQLEEEYGHLDILINNAGTDVTVAIEELSVADIDRVLDVNLRGPFLLSRAALPHMAKRGRGAIVNITSTAAKRAWANATAYHASKWGLLGLSHALHVEARPQGVRVTALVVGGMQTPFILERFPDTPLENLQDPRNVAEAVRYVLLQPEGTVVPEMTVIPMRETSWP
- a CDS encoding glycosyltransferase; the protein is MTTSGVKKIALISEHASPLATLGGTDAGGQNVYVAQVARHLANLGHAVDVFTRRDAPHLPEVLEWVPGVRVVHVPAGPAAVIPKEDLLPLMPEFTRYMAAFMAREGRYDLLHANFWMSGLVAADLKRLLGVPFVITFHALGKVRRLHQGEADGFPDDRFAIEERLVREADRIIAECPQDEADLRELYGADPARIVTVPCGFDPAEFSPQGRREARERLGLDPAELTVLQLGRMVPRKGVDDAIRGFARAVRSLGQPARLLVVGGNSPDPDPALTPELGRLRAIAQEEGVEDRVTFTGSRDRSVLRDYYSAADVFISTPWYEPFGITPLEAMACGTPVLGARVGGIQHTVADGETGFLVPPRDPDALGERLADLLADAALRERMGAAALARVRTHFTWEGVARQLAQVYREVGEETAAQPALPPAGDAVGSTIDSAVDRAFQNLITTLAHSRAALGPQIEAAAAAITACFERGGKVLVCGNGGSAADAQHFAAELVGRFRLDGRRGLPVLALTADTAMLTAWSNDVGFGDVFARQVEAFGTEGDLLLAISTSGRSPNVVAALQAARRRGLTTLALLGGRGGDALALADLPLLVPSSDTPRIQEVHILALHLICELVEEQISEGLPTHLPPPVRLNPPGAAPLISAPQTNGNRKGVNV